The proteins below come from a single Gossypium raimondii isolate GPD5lz chromosome 2, ASM2569854v1, whole genome shotgun sequence genomic window:
- the LOC105789627 gene encoding uncharacterized protein LOC105789627 → MGIHAAIECKIKVLKVYGDSALVIYQLKGEWETRDLKLISYKKLVLELIDEFDDITFCYLPRDENQIVNVLATLASMIKVNRLEIMKPIQISIYEVPAHCHNIENERNDDHPWYQSILQYVKNRKYPDQATENDKRTLRRIAIEYVLDGEVLYKRGKDQVLLRCVDAVEARKILEEVHEGICKTHVDAYRTSVRTSIGATPFSLIYGMEVVLPIEVEIPSLRVLAELKLDEAEWV, encoded by the exons atgggCATTCATGCAGCTATTGAATGTAAAATCAAAGTGCTAAAAGTATATGGAGATTccgcattggtaatataccaactcaaaggagaATGGGAAACTAGAGACCTTAAGTTGATCAGTTATAAAAAACTGGTTcttgaattgattgatgagtttgatgacatcacatTCTGTTACCTCCCACGAGATGAAAACCAAATAGTTAATGTATTGGCTACTCTAGCCTCAATGATTAAGGTGAACAGGTTAGAAATCATGAAGCCTATTCAGATTAGCATCTATGAGGTTCCAGCTCATTGCCACAATATTGAAAATGAGAGAAATGATGATCACCCTTGGTATCAGAGTATACTacaatatgtgaagaatcggaAATACCCTGATCAAGCGACAGAGAATGACAAGAGAACACTGAGAAGAATAGCCATTgaatatgtcttagatggggaagtGTTGTACAAAAGAGGGAAGGATCAAGTGCTGTTAAGATGTGTAGATGCCGTGGAGGCTAGAAAGATCctggaagaagtccatgagggcatTTGCAAAACTCATGTAGatg CTTACCGAACATCTGTTAGGACCTCTATTGGGGCAACACCATTTTCTCTAATTTATGGGATGGAAGtcgttttacccattgaagtggAAATTCCTTCCCTCCGGGTATTAGCTGAATTAaaattggatgaagcagaatgggttTAG